Proteins from one Arcobacter sp. F2176 genomic window:
- a CDS encoding mechanosensitive ion channel domain-containing protein, producing the protein MKKLLSIIFVFCILVKSIFAEELNIIDKDNNSWLQVYNNLQKSQALDENIRQLEKDIRKANPQKKAELKQLLSLQESKKAILDELPKSFNSMLDKVTINTNVKDINLIEYLFASKKIKFAAQTQKLNFLKSQYDEAVEYLENELKLTLSQDSKNLEKEEQLQKEIAYFENAKGLLEGKEEVLNRTKDLYYNSLKEYGETQFVTHLLNLSIIILLFIVFYIIKYFIIKKIDNEEKLFKVKKVLNITFFIIIFLVAIAFNINNIIYAATLIGVIAAAMTIAMKEYLQSIASWLQLILGNQIQIGDRILVNIDGNPVIGEVIEISLFKVSLYESINNTTSSKIKIAGRIIFIANNVFVNNYVYNYTHDKMKNVYDMIELSIPFGADTYKVETISFEVAYEMTEKYMEVANKQFQSMKRRYDMRSREFRPRIHLIPDSKEPFFTLRIWYVAPYHQIMELKSQISQKVVKRLLDEGISFYSK; encoded by the coding sequence GTGAAAAAACTATTAAGTATTATATTTGTATTTTGTATATTAGTAAAAAGCATTTTTGCAGAAGAGTTGAATATTATAGATAAAGATAATAATAGTTGGCTTCAAGTTTATAATAATCTACAAAAATCACAAGCTCTTGATGAAAATATTAGACAATTAGAAAAAGATATAAGAAAAGCTAATCCACAAAAAAAAGCAGAATTAAAACAATTGTTAAGTCTTCAAGAGAGTAAAAAAGCAATTCTTGATGAATTACCAAAAAGTTTTAATAGTATGCTAGATAAAGTGACAATAAATACAAATGTTAAAGATATAAATCTAATAGAATATCTTTTTGCAAGTAAAAAGATAAAGTTTGCTGCTCAAACTCAAAAGTTAAACTTTTTAAAAAGTCAGTACGATGAAGCAGTAGAATATTTAGAAAATGAACTTAAACTTACTCTTTCACAAGATAGTAAAAATCTTGAAAAAGAAGAACAATTACAAAAAGAAATAGCATATTTTGAGAATGCTAAGGGATTATTAGAGGGTAAAGAAGAGGTTTTAAATCGTACAAAAGATTTATATTACAACTCTTTAAAAGAGTATGGAGAGACCCAATTTGTAACTCATCTTTTAAATTTATCAATTATAATTTTACTTTTTATAGTCTTTTATATTATAAAATATTTTATTATCAAAAAAATTGATAATGAAGAAAAACTATTTAAAGTGAAAAAAGTTTTAAATATCACTTTTTTTATAATAATATTTTTAGTCGCAATTGCCTTTAATATTAATAATATAATTTATGCCGCAACTCTTATTGGTGTGATTGCAGCTGCAATGACTATTGCTATGAAAGAGTATTTACAAAGTATTGCTTCTTGGCTTCAATTGATACTTGGTAACCAGATTCAAATAGGTGATAGAATATTAGTTAATATTGATGGAAATCCTGTAATTGGTGAAGTTATTGAAATATCACTATTTAAAGTAAGTTTATATGAAAGTATAAATAATACTACTTCATCAAAAATAAAAATTGCTGGCCGAATAATATTTATAGCAAATAATGTTTTTGTAAATAATTATGTTTATAACTATACCCATGATAAGATGAAAAATGTCTATGACATGATAGAGCTAAGTATTCCTTTTGGTGCTGATACATACAAAGTAGAAACCATATCTTTTGAAGTTGCTTATGAAATGACTGAAAAATATATGGAAGTAGCTAATAAACAGTTTCAAAGTATGAAAAGGCGATATGATATGCGTTCACGGGAATTTAGACCAAGAATTCATCTTATACCTGATTCTAAAGAGCCATTTTTTACTCTTCGTATTTGGTATGTAGCACCTTATCATCAAATTATGGAATTAAAATCTCAAATAAGTCAAAAAGTAGTAAAGAGATTACTTGATGAAGGAATCTCTTTTTATTCTAAATAG
- a CDS encoding sulfurtransferase TusA family protein, with translation MNSNKPIILDVSELEAPYPLLKALEAIHELKNDETLTFIHRMSPCKLFEALEKNSLEYKVIKDEENYFEMKIYKVTK, from the coding sequence ATGAATTCAAATAAACCTATTATCTTAGATGTAAGTGAGCTTGAAGCTCCTTACCCTCTTTTAAAAGCTTTAGAGGCTATACATGAACTAAAAAATGATGAAACACTTACTTTCATACATAGAATGTCTCCTTGTAAGCTTTTTGAAGCATTAGAAAAAAATAGTTTAGAATATAAAGTTATAAAAGATGAAGAAAACTATTTTGAAATGAAAATTTACAAGGTCACCAAATGA
- a CDS encoding hemerythrin domain-containing protein, translated as MTIKEYMTHNHKECDELLAQLENEVENANWDKVLKLSDEFKHETLKHFDMEESYLFPMFDEKSSTGGCGPTKVMKMEHDQARSIFPKIEEAIKDKDSDRFFGLSESLMILIQQHNSKEEQMLYTMIQNIFNNDNDTIVEKLQSYEFK; from the coding sequence ATGACAATTAAAGAGTATATGACACATAATCATAAAGAGTGCGATGAACTACTAGCCCAACTTGAAAATGAAGTAGAAAATGCAAATTGGGACAAAGTATTAAAGTTAAGTGATGAGTTTAAACATGAGACTTTAAAACATTTTGATATGGAAGAGAGTTATTTGTTTCCTATGTTTGATGAAAAGTCTTCAACTGGTGGGTGTGGACCAACAAAAGTTATGAAAATGGAGCATGACCAAGCAAGAAGTATATTCCCCAAAATAGAAGAAGCCATAAAAGATAAAGATAGTGATAGGTTTTTTGGCCTTAGTGAATCATTGATGATACTTATTCAACAACATAATTCAAAAGAAGAACAAATGCTATACACAATGATACAAAATATCTTCAATAATGATAATGATACTATTGTAGAAAAATTACAATCTTATGAATTCAAATAA
- a CDS encoding Crp/Fnr family transcriptional regulator, with protein sequence MNIHEYYFFDSLDEKEKKELEKISRKKSYKKDEILFYKGDEAKYLYLLVSGIVKVYKHDYKDNEIIIHNLRSPTFIAEIANYEEIPYPANCSFEVDSEVYVIEYNKFKENFLYKPEISMMLIKSLTKKIKALENFINYNITADSNIKITQFLYENEDILSNLKQVKIASILNITPETLSRKISKLKKDKIIENNKGHIKILDHKKLKELFQF encoded by the coding sequence ATGAATATACATGAATATTACTTCTTTGATTCTTTAGATGAAAAAGAGAAAAAAGAACTAGAAAAAATAAGTAGAAAAAAAAGTTATAAAAAAGATGAAATACTTTTTTATAAAGGTGATGAAGCAAAATATTTATATCTTTTAGTAAGTGGAATAGTAAAAGTTTATAAACATGATTATAAAGATAATGAAATAATAATTCATAATCTAAGATCACCTACATTTATAGCAGAAATTGCAAATTATGAAGAAATACCTTATCCTGCAAATTGTTCTTTTGAAGTGGATTCAGAAGTTTATGTAATTGAATATAATAAATTTAAAGAAAACTTTTTATATAAACCAGAAATCTCAATGATGCTGATTAAATCACTTACTAAAAAAATAAAAGCTTTAGAAAACTTTATTAACTATAACATAACAGCAGATAGCAATATAAAGATTACACAATTTTTATATGAAAATGAAGATATCCTTTCCAATTTAAAACAAGTAAAAATTGCTTCTATATTAAACATAACTCCTGAGACTTTATCAAGAAAAATATCAAAACTTAAAAAAGATAAAATTATTGAAAATAATAAGGGGCATATTAAAATATTAGATCACAAAAAGTTAAAAGAGTTATTCCAATTTTAG
- a CDS encoding helix-turn-helix domain-containing protein encodes MIYKRIKHVREALNFSSQKDFSEALSMPSRTYQSYEQAKVKDIPHTFLEKLNLRYNISIEWLITGEGEMFLKKNRNNEEKDYIELIKQYLELLPYKQQEYYYHKIKSDVLEIEIKENTNINT; translated from the coding sequence TTGATTTATAAGAGAATTAAACATGTTAGAGAAGCTTTGAATTTCTCTTCACAAAAAGATTTTTCAGAAGCCTTGAGTATGCCAAGTAGAACTTATCAAAGTTACGAGCAAGCGAAAGTAAAAGATATACCTCATACCTTTCTTGAAAAGTTAAATTTAAGATATAACATTTCAATTGAATGGTTAATAACAGGAGAGGGCGAAATGTTTCTTAAAAAAAATAGGAATAATGAAGAAAAAGATTATATAGAGTTAATAAAACAATATTTAGAACTTTTGCCATACAAACAACAAGAATATTATTATCATAAAATAAAATCAGATGTTTTGGAAATTGAAATAAAAGAAAATACTAATATAAATACATAA
- the aroB gene encoding 3-dehydroquinate synthase, protein MIVNIKLPNNISYDITIDELKELTFDRKVVVVTNPTVSGYHLEYLKNKIKCNNLSIVTIPDGEEYKNMETIDMILNHCFENRLNRKSLLIAFGGGVIGDMTGFCAAIYQRGIDFIQVPTTLLSQVDASVGGKTGVNNKFGKNLIGAFHQPRAVYIDPYFLTTLPPREFSAGIAEIIKMAVTFNKDFFEWIEQNDLTNVENIKVAIKKSVETKAWVVSQDEKENGIRAALNYGHTFGHVVENETKYSKYLHGEAVGIGMIMANEVAKKIRLMSQEDTIRVKNVLEKYDIPTTYKINDVEDFYEHFFLDKKSLDDKIKFILPVGIGDCKITDEVSKTDVIEVLKGF, encoded by the coding sequence ATGATTGTAAATATAAAACTACCAAATAATATTTCATATGACATAACAATTGATGAATTAAAAGAGTTAACTTTTGATAGAAAAGTTGTAGTTGTAACAAACCCAACTGTTAGTGGATACCATTTAGAATATTTAAAAAATAAAATAAAATGTAATAACTTAAGCATAGTAACTATACCCGATGGTGAAGAGTATAAAAACATGGAAACCATTGATATGATTTTAAATCATTGTTTTGAAAATAGACTAAATCGAAAATCTTTGTTAATTGCATTTGGTGGGGGTGTAATTGGGGATATGACTGGATTTTGTGCAGCAATTTACCAAAGAGGTATTGATTTTATACAAGTACCCACAACACTATTGTCACAAGTTGATGCAAGTGTTGGAGGGAAAACAGGTGTAAATAATAAGTTTGGGAAAAACTTAATTGGAGCTTTTCATCAACCAAGAGCTGTATATATTGACCCATACTTTTTGACTACTTTACCTCCAAGAGAATTCTCAGCTGGGATTGCAGAAATAATAAAAATGGCAGTAACTTTCAATAAAGATTTTTTTGAATGGATTGAACAAAATGATTTAACAAATGTTGAAAATATAAAAGTAGCCATCAAGAAATCTGTTGAAACAAAAGCTTGGGTTGTATCTCAAGATGAAAAAGAAAATGGAATAAGAGCTGCTTTAAATTATGGACATACCTTTGGACATGTAGTAGAAAATGAAACAAAATATTCAAAATATCTACATGGTGAAGCGGTAGGTATTGGTATGATTATGGCAAATGAAGTTGCTAAAAAAATAAGACTTATGAGCCAAGAAGATACTATAAGAGTAAAAAATGTTTTAGAAAAATATGATATTCCAACAACTTATAAAATAAATGATGTGGAAGATTTTTATGAACATTTTTTCTTAGATAAAAAAAGTCTTGACGATAAAATAAAATTTATCTTGCCTGTTGGTATTGGTGATTGTAAAATTACTGATGAAGTATCTAAAACTGATGTTATTGAAGTTTTAAAAGGATTTTAA
- a CDS encoding mechanosensitive ion channel family protein, whose product MRRIFFLIFTIVFTLNLSAAKIENAKESTVINENINTNEESKLVVLEPTPEVKAKIDSYLLGIKKINDLLEDDILLKRYSNYIAYRSISKELHSLKEELTDVNKKNRDLLYKVENKIRIKKNELELISEYKDSPIGKLIDPPEIEKYEAITNPFGIINALSYKKKMKDHKKEFNKIIDDVSRLITLLDEKMLLYLDLYNLDPKDEYEKKINFLDNEKKDFNLVLEILSTTSEVYTRKIEQVVLETDNQIAEQISKSFIIFSIIAVVFIFSFLVKLALKKYFSQNENFYMANKVINFVLVLLIVLIVLFSYIDNVSYVITILGFASAGIAIALKDWFMSIFGWMVIVTSGSIQVGDRIKVTRGGVEAVGDVLDISLFKITIREDITLTSYSVNRRTGRIFFIPNNYVFSEMIANYTHSGLRTVWDGIDITITFDSNYKKAQHIAKEILKHYSKGYTDITRKQLSKMRSKYNLRATGVEPRVYTFVEPYGIVISSWYLTNSYAALVLRSTMSPEILQAFMAEDDITIAYPTQQINLGENQAQRVPPADLPEAP is encoded by the coding sequence TTGAGAAGAATATTTTTTCTGATTTTTACTATTGTATTTACACTAAACTTAAGTGCTGCAAAAATCGAAAATGCAAAAGAATCTACTGTTATAAATGAAAATATAAACACAAATGAAGAGTCTAAACTAGTTGTGTTAGAACCAACTCCTGAAGTTAAAGCTAAAATTGATAGCTATCTTTTGGGAATTAAAAAAATAAATGATTTATTAGAAGATGATATTTTATTAAAAAGATACTCTAATTATATTGCATATAGAAGTATTTCTAAAGAGTTGCATTCTTTAAAAGAAGAATTAACTGATGTAAATAAAAAAAATAGAGATTTATTATATAAAGTAGAAAATAAAATTAGAATTAAAAAAAATGAGTTAGAACTTATCTCTGAATACAAAGATTCACCTATTGGAAAGTTGATTGATCCTCCTGAAATAGAAAAGTATGAAGCTATAACAAATCCTTTTGGTATTATAAATGCTCTTTCTTATAAAAAGAAGATGAAAGATCATAAAAAAGAGTTTAATAAAATCATAGATGATGTTTCAAGATTAATTACTTTATTAGATGAAAAGATGCTTTTATATCTTGATTTATATAATTTAGACCCAAAAGATGAGTATGAAAAGAAAATCAACTTTTTAGACAATGAGAAAAAAGATTTTAATTTAGTATTAGAAATTTTATCTACTACAAGTGAAGTATATACTAGAAAAATAGAACAAGTTGTTTTAGAAACTGATAATCAAATAGCAGAACAAATCTCAAAATCATTTATTATATTTTCAATAATTGCTGTTGTTTTTATCTTCTCTTTTTTAGTAAAACTTGCCCTTAAAAAGTATTTTTCTCAAAATGAAAATTTTTATATGGCAAATAAAGTTATAAATTTTGTTTTAGTTCTTTTGATTGTGTTAATTGTACTTTTTTCATATATTGATAATGTCTCTTATGTAATTACTATCTTAGGGTTTGCATCTGCTGGTATTGCTATTGCTTTAAAAGATTGGTTTATGTCTATTTTTGGATGGATGGTAATTGTAACTTCTGGTTCTATTCAAGTGGGAGATAGAATAAAAGTTACAAGAGGTGGTGTTGAAGCAGTTGGTGATGTACTTGATATCTCTTTATTTAAAATTACTATTAGAGAAGATATCACTTTAACTTCGTACAGTGTAAATAGAAGAACAGGAAGAATATTTTTTATACCAAACAATTATGTATTTTCAGAAATGATTGCTAACTATACCCATTCAGGACTACGAACTGTTTGGGATGGTATTGATATTACTATTACTTTTGATTCAAATTATAAAAAAGCACAACATATAGCAAAAGAGATATTAAAACATTATTCAAAAGGCTATACAGATATTACAAGAAAACAGTTATCTAAAATGAGAAGTAAATACAACCTAAGAGCTACAGGAGTAGAACCCAGAGTTTATACTTTTGTTGAGCCTTATGGGATTGTTATTTCTTCTTGGTATCTTACAAACTCTTACGCAGCATTAGTTTTAAGAAGCACAATGTCTCCAGAAATTTTGCAGGCATTTATGGCAGAGGATGATATTACAATAGCTTATCCTACACAACAAATTAATTTAGGGGAGAATCAAGCGCAAAGAGTTCCCCCTGCAGATTTACCAGAGGCTCCATAG
- the mtaB gene encoding tRNA (N(6)-L-threonylcarbamoyladenosine(37)-C(2))-methylthiotransferase MtaB has translation MNFTNTKPKVYFKTFGCRTNVFDTQVMMSNLKDFEITQDEKSANVVVINSCTVTNSADSTARGYINSLNKLPNKPRVVFTGCGVWTKGENLFKEEKVDSLFGHSEKENINELLKNEERFFNAGDLEHIDETIVEEFVGKSRAFIKIQEGCDFRCSYCIIPYVRGDARSYSEDKILEQITTLASNGFGEFILTGTNVGSYGKKKHTSLAKLLKKISLIKGVRRIRMGSIEPIQIDDEFKEIIDEPFMARHLHIALQHTSKKMLEIMNRRNKVLKDLELFELLKDKGYALGTDFIVGHPGETDELWKEAIENLHRFPLTHVHAFTYSKRDGTPSATMSEQVKGDIAKARYNELVSIIDQKNYDFRKNNKTTLEVLIEQEKNGKYIGLDQHFNQIEIQSDADLVGDWVYIENYEAKDKINVAKF, from the coding sequence ATGAATTTTACAAATACGAAACCAAAAGTATATTTTAAAACTTTTGGTTGCAGAACAAATGTTTTTGATACTCAAGTTATGATGAGTAATCTAAAAGATTTTGAAATTACACAAGATGAAAAGAGTGCAAATGTAGTTGTAATAAACTCATGTACTGTTACAAATAGTGCTGATAGTACAGCAAGAGGTTATATAAACTCACTAAATAAACTTCCAAACAAACCAAGGGTTGTATTTACAGGTTGTGGAGTTTGGACAAAAGGTGAAAACTTATTTAAGGAAGAAAAAGTTGATTCTTTATTTGGGCATAGTGAAAAAGAAAATATAAATGAACTGCTTAAAAATGAAGAACGATTTTTTAATGCTGGTGATTTAGAACATATAGATGAAACTATTGTTGAAGAGTTTGTAGGTAAAAGTAGAGCCTTTATCAAAATCCAAGAAGGATGTGATTTTAGATGTTCATATTGTATTATTCCTTATGTAAGAGGAGATGCTAGAAGTTATAGTGAAGATAAAATTTTAGAGCAAATTACAACACTAGCTAGTAATGGTTTTGGAGAGTTTATTTTAACTGGTACAAATGTTGGCTCTTATGGTAAGAAAAAACATACTTCATTGGCTAAGCTTCTTAAAAAAATCTCTTTAATAAAAGGTGTTAGACGTATACGAATGGGAAGTATAGAACCTATTCAAATAGATGATGAGTTTAAAGAGATAATTGATGAACCTTTTATGGCAAGACATCTACACATAGCACTTCAACATACTTCTAAAAAGATGCTTGAGATTATGAATAGAAGAAACAAAGTATTAAAAGACCTTGAACTTTTTGAATTATTAAAAGATAAAGGTTATGCCCTTGGAACAGATTTTATAGTAGGTCATCCAGGTGAAACAGATGAGTTATGGAAAGAAGCAATTGAAAACTTGCATAGATTCCCACTTACTCATGTTCATGCTTTTACTTACTCAAAAAGAGATGGCACTCCAAGTGCTACTATGAGTGAGCAAGTAAAAGGTGATATTGCAAAAGCTAGATATAATGAACTTGTTTCAATTATTGATCAAAAAAATTATGATTTTAGAAAAAATAATAAAACTACTTTAGAAGTTCTAATTGAACAAGAAAAAAATGGAAAATATATAGGGTTAGATCAACATTTTAACCAAATAGAAATCCAAAGTGATGCTGATTTAGTTGGTGATTGGGTTTATATTGAGAATTATGAAGCAAAGGATAAAATCAATGTTGCAAAATTCTAA
- a CDS encoding AAA family ATPase, with amino-acid sequence MLQNSNDMKNNRDKNLKLMLLSGIALVVLFFYTIYKSSSYIQTSTYSFGLVFIVILLIFAVVARLKKDKIQEFINKNKVKNSIFAQELEKRKAVNEEVPNEENSHIEVVKPNTTFKDVAGIAQVKEELEEIVEFLHNPKKYFKYGVKLPKGVLLYGPPGVGKTLIAKAVAGEANVPFFYQSGASFVQIYVGMGAKRVRELFAKAKVNAPSIIFIDEIDAIGKQRGGKSNDERESTLNELLTQMDGFEGDNGVIVIAATNKIEVLDDALLRAGRFDRRVKITLPNINDRREILKLYLKSIKHNIDIETLTTNLSGFSSASISTLINEAMLYMIKSNDKVLEQKHIEIAKNKLEFGKKENFILSDTEKEILSIYQASKAYITKQKVSLFDENSTKINSVFPSKNELKNELKKYLAGSIGIEVLKDEQYAIFEEDLEKADKLAKEMVDKFAMAKDYKELIDQTKVELKTIFDENYEQITRLSKIMVENEVIEKNEI; translated from the coding sequence ATGTTGCAAAATTCTAATGATATGAAAAACAATAGAGATAAAAATTTAAAGTTGATGCTTTTATCAGGTATAGCATTAGTTGTACTATTTTTTTATACTATATATAAAAGTTCTTCTTATATACAAACTAGTACTTATAGCTTCGGATTAGTTTTTATTGTAATTCTTTTAATTTTTGCAGTAGTTGCAAGATTAAAAAAAGATAAAATTCAAGAATTTATCAATAAAAATAAAGTAAAAAACTCAATCTTTGCACAAGAACTTGAAAAAAGAAAAGCTGTGAATGAAGAAGTTCCAAATGAAGAAAATTCCCATATTGAAGTTGTAAAACCAAATACTACTTTTAAAGATGTAGCAGGTATAGCACAAGTAAAAGAAGAACTTGAAGAGATAGTTGAGTTTTTACATAATCCTAAAAAATATTTTAAATATGGAGTCAAATTACCAAAAGGTGTTTTACTTTATGGTCCTCCAGGTGTTGGTAAAACACTTATTGCAAAAGCAGTTGCAGGTGAAGCAAATGTTCCATTCTTTTATCAAAGTGGTGCAAGTTTTGTTCAAATATATGTAGGAATGGGTGCAAAAAGAGTTCGAGAATTATTTGCAAAAGCAAAAGTAAATGCTCCTTCGATTATATTTATTGATGAAATTGATGCAATTGGAAAACAAAGAGGTGGAAAATCAAATGATGAGAGAGAATCAACATTAAATGAACTTCTAACTCAAATGGACGGATTTGAAGGTGATAATGGTGTAATAGTAATAGCAGCAACCAATAAAATAGAAGTGCTTGATGATGCACTTTTAAGAGCTGGTAGATTTGATAGGAGGGTTAAAATAACACTTCCAAATATAAATGATAGAAGAGAAATTTTAAAATTATATTTAAAATCAATCAAGCACAATATTGATATAGAGACTCTTACTACTAATCTTTCTGGATTTTCTTCTGCTTCTATTTCAACACTTATAAATGAAGCCATGTTATATATGATAAAATCAAATGACAAAGTACTTGAACAAAAACACATAGAAATAGCAAAAAATAAATTAGAATTTGGGAAAAAAGAGAATTTTATTTTATCAGATACTGAAAAAGAGATATTATCTATTTATCAAGCTTCAAAAGCATATATAACCAAACAAAAGGTTTCATTATTTGATGAAAATAGCACAAAAATAAATAGTGTATTCCCTTCAAAAAATGAACTTAAAAATGAACTTAAAAAATATCTAGCTGGAAGTATTGGAATTGAAGTATTAAAAGATGAACAGTATGCTATTTTTGAAGAAGATTTAGAGAAAGCAGATAAATTAGCCAAAGAAATGGTTGATAAATTTGCAATGGCTAAAGATTATAAAGAGTTAATTGATCAAACTAAAGTTGAATTAAAAACTATTTTTGATGAAAACTATGAGCAAATAACTAGGTTGTCAAAAATCATGGTAGAAAATGAAGTAATAGAAAAAAATGAAATCTAA
- the bioV gene encoding pimelyl-ACP methyl ester esterase BioV, with product MKSNYFSGFCLENEKELFYEYLIENDFTLSGFSYGAIKVFEEALNSDKRVDLIQLFSPAFFQTQDEKFVRMQLMFFKKDSKSYCENFLKNISYPSSIDVSKYFKEGSLEELESLLCYKWDIKKINKLLEKGTKIEVYLGKEDKIIDSKKAYEFFKDFSTVYFMKNHGHILKGL from the coding sequence ATGAAATCTAATTACTTCAGTGGTTTTTGTTTAGAGAATGAAAAAGAACTCTTTTATGAGTATTTAATAGAAAATGATTTTACACTTTCTGGCTTTTCTTATGGTGCTATAAAGGTATTTGAAGAGGCTTTAAATAGTGATAAAAGAGTTGATTTGATTCAACTCTTTTCACCTGCATTTTTTCAAACACAAGATGAAAAATTTGTAAGAATGCAATTAATGTTTTTTAAAAAAGACTCAAAGAGTTATTGTGAAAATTTTTTAAAAAATATATCTTATCCTTCAAGTATTGATGTATCAAAGTATTTCAAGGAAGGTTCTTTAGAAGAGTTAGAATCTCTTCTTTGTTATAAGTGGGATATAAAGAAAATAAATAAACTTTTAGAAAAAGGTACTAAAATAGAAGTTTATTTAGGTAAAGAAGATAAAATCATAGACTCAAAAAAAGCCTATGAGTTTTTTAAAGATTTTTCAACTGTTTATTTTATGAAAAATCATGGACATATTTTAAAAGGATTATAA
- the mog gene encoding molybdopterin adenylyltransferase, which produces MAAKIGIVTASDRASKGVYEDLSGQAIIDTLNEYLSSKWEPVYKCIEDSQETIENTLKDLIDNENCCLVVTTGGTGPAKRDVTPEATENVCDRMMPGFGELMRAESLKFVPTAILSRQTAGLRGSSLIVNLPGKPKSIRECLDAVFPAIPYCIDLMEGPFLECNEEVIKPFRPKQK; this is translated from the coding sequence ATGGCAGCAAAAATAGGTATTGTAACTGCAAGTGATAGAGCAAGCAAAGGTGTATATGAAGATTTATCTGGACAGGCTATTATTGATACATTAAATGAGTATTTATCTAGCAAATGGGAACCAGTGTATAAATGCATAGAAGATAGCCAAGAAACAATAGAAAATACGCTAAAAGATTTAATTGACAATGAAAACTGTTGTCTAGTTGTAACAACTGGTGGAACAGGGCCTGCTAAAAGGGATGTGACCCCAGAAGCTACAGAAAATGTATGTGATAGAATGATGCCAGGTTTTGGGGAACTTATGCGTGCAGAATCTTTAAAATTTGTACCAACAGCAATTTTATCAAGACAAACAGCAGGACTTAGAGGTAGTTCTTTAATTGTAAATCTTCCTGGAAAACCAAAATCTATAAGAGAGTGTTTAGATGCAGTATTTCCAGCAATTCCATATTGTATTGATTTGATGGAAGGACCTTTTTTAGAATGCAATGAAGAGGTTATAAAACCTTTTAGACCAAAACAAAAATAA